The sequence agtaatattttctctttagaTTTACAATGAAGCTACTAAAAGAACTAGACTTCAATGGAAATTAGTTCCAGTATCCATGGTTTGGTAGCTGCCATAATGCCCACTATTAGTTTatagaaaacattatttttagatttaaaaccAAGCTATTAAAAGCTACCCTGATCATGATGGGAAATGGAAACTATTAAGAGTGTGAAATGACTTTAATAGATCAAGATGAAGTTAATATTTGGCCTAGCAAAAATTATCTAGACCTCACACTTGATGGTGAGTCctattttgtttgtaattagAGCAGAGGCAGGTGCATGCGTATCAAATAATATCAAGGCAGTCCAAGTAGGTGCAGTAAAATCTACAAATCAAGTTGATGGTATGCGGCTTGTTAAGACTATCAGTCTAATTATTTGATGTGCTTTAATTTTCTCAAATAAATTGGGTTTGTTTATCAACAAAGTATAGATGTTACAAAGTTATATTGGTTTATTTTGGGAATGCATCTTGAATgacatataattaataatagtattagGTTTGAGCCATACTTCTGTGAATGGCAGTATAGCAtgcaatatattttcttttctttaaaatcgATTCTGGATTCCAACTGCTATTTTGTTTTCCCATCTCTTGTAACACAGGGTTCAGAGATACtaatcttaaaagaaaaaggagatcaTGGGTCGTGGAGTTAGCAGTGGTGGGGGCCAAAGTTCATTGGGCTATCTTTTTGGAAGTGGAGAGGCTCCAAAGCCAGCCACAAACAATACTGCTCAAGATGCTCCGAAGCCAGCCGTGAATAATGCCACTCCAAGTGAAGGGCAGGCTGCAAACAAAGGGTCTGCTTCCAAGCCTGTGGCTGCTGCTCAATCAGTAGACATTACCAAGCAGGTTCCTGCTGGTATCCATAGCACTTCTACTAACAACTACTTGCGAGCTGATGGCCAGAACACTGGCAACTTCATCACGGTATTATTTTGCTCCTTATGGTTACCCTATATTTAGTGCATTGGCTGTGTATTAGGTTACCTGAAAAGATTTTTAAGCATTGTACtaataatagaaattatatGGTAAATGTTGCGACTTTGattatatagtaaaatatttttgctTCTTCCATTACAATGATGGATGAGTATAGACAAATACATCCCTTATATTCATACGTTGTATAGAATGACCATTTTACTGGTTTTTAATAAACGAGAAGAGCATTAAGAAAACAATCATATAACCATATTATAAGCGTTAAAGCTAGAAATCTATATTTGTTCTGCGTTGTCAGAATTATGTTAATATTGTTTAGCGAGATTAGATTAGGAATTAAGAGCTCTGAATCCAATCCGGGGTGGTTTGATCTTTCTGACTGCACATTCTCTGTATTACAAACATGACTTCAGAAAAATTGATGTCCTGAAGTCTGGATTGCAGGCGGCAGTATGCAGTACACTAGACTAATTACGATTAATCATCTCTTCTCTTACACACCTTATCTCCACCCTCcccaattttgtttatttatttttaaggtaATGCTTTGTTGCATGGCCATATTATGATATTCATATTGATTGTTTCTATATGTTTTACCCTCGGTGCAGGATCGACCCTCGACTAAGGTTCACGCTGTCCCTGGTGGTGGATCATCTCTGGGTTACCTCTTTGGTGATGATGGAAAGGGTCATGGGCCTCCTGGCAAATGAAAAATGCCCTGTTATCTTGCTAATGAAAGTATTTTCATTGATTTTTGTGGAACCTTCTGTTTTGGATGTTGCTTTGCTTTCATCCTTTATAAGACATTGTGATGTAATATATAGGCGTGGTGgttgttttgtttattcaatGGAAGAGAGTACTCATGCATAAAGCATCTATTACAGAGAGCTCTTTATTGTGGACTGAGTAAAACATTTCCTAGTGCATACCAGTTCACAATTTGTTTATCATGCTCAATGTAATTTGTCCTTTCTTCTTCCATTGTGCCATCATTGCTGATAACTTGGCGGTATGTGCCTTGTCGAATATGGTGTATTTTTTGGGGAAATAGTGCCAGGTGATGTCAAATGGAAAAAGGGATAAAATTCAACTAAAAGGAGTGAAGAATTTGAAGAAAGGATGAAATAACAGAGAAAGGGGTCGGAGTAGAGGAGCTCAAAAAATTCTTAATATTAAGATTAACAtgcagtttttcttttttagttcttGAATGGgatcaaaagttaaaatttaaaattatatttattaattatcgaaTTTCGTCGgagtttattttttctaaaatttgattcTAGTATGTTACTAAAtacatatttgattattttttaaattttaaatttgagtaTTTGATGTGATTTAATGGTTATCAAAATTAGACTCTAGTTTAATAAATcagatattttatttgaaattgattgaatacatataaatttatatatatatatatatatataaaaccctAATAATCAAGATTTATCTTATTTGTGAATACTATTctcttatgatgatgatgatggtgattgTTAGCATCGTTTTATAGGGTGTGGTGAAAAATGACAACCTCATGGACAATCTGAAATTCCATCTAATAGCTCAGAATATTTGCTGGATCAATTTGTTGTTGGCGTAGCATTTAAGCAAGTTGCCTAGGCTATAATAATTGATACAAATTGAAGCTTCTTTATCTCCGAATTTGATCACAAATGCAAATTTTACATTTCATTGTGAGATAGACTTTCTAGACACCGAATCCATATAATGGGATGAAAAAAAATGCGAGTAATATGAAATTTGCATATGGTTTTGATGCAGCAGAATGAAGCAACGTCATCACATGGTTCTGGTTTCGCATTAGAAGTGGCAATGAATTGTCAAAATACCAAGCTTTGATTTGATATGGTAAAGCTCATTGCTTTTCTTCAAGCAAGATGAGGAAATAAAATGTTCATTATTTTTGTCCAAACCTCCATGAAATGTTTTTTAGTCCAAAGCTCATTCTCAGGTTTGTTGTTCTCAAATCGTAACATACAGAATGAAAGGAGTTGCACTtactaatttttcatattttctctGAATGCTAAATTCCAATGTCCAAATGCCTTTTTCCCCCatcaaaatgaaaaagttttaaagcctattttactaggaaatataatttgacCTAGAAAATGTATTTTGGGTAAAATGTACTGAGATGTTTACTATAGTAGTCTCAATTCTAAAACAGTATTTCTCCACCCAAACGGCAAACAGGTATGTTGTGCTAGAGATCAGGTTTGTTAAGGAGAAGCAGGAGCAGGAATTATCCCCCATTTTGTCCTCACATCCTTCAAAGCCTCGTTAAGGTGCCATTCATAATGCACACACATAAGATCAGTGCTTTGCACACCAGCCCGTATGGCACAAGGGAAACAGTGCGTAAAGAACAACTTTTTTGGCTTCTCGTTGAATCTTGCTGAACCTCCTATAACAGATGATAAATgcgctttaaaaaaaaaaaaaaaagaaagataaggaTCAAAGACTATTCAAGTAATGATAATAATGCTGTCCTTAAAAGTTTCACTTGTTGTAAAGCTAAGAGTAAAGGGCTGTAGTAATAAATATTATCTCTAAATATAGTTTCATGTaactttatataaaaattgtagCTCTTTCATAAAAAGTAGAAGcattcattttattaatttaagtcGTTATTTGTTCTACTTCTCTTTTCTTCAACATGAACGTCAACACGGTATCAAATCAGAAAATGATCCCCTTACCAAAATTTAATGTCCGTTCGAAAATTGAACCTTGTCTAAGTATTCAATCATTCCATCAATGTTCAAGtttaatttgtattaaatttgaCTCCACAAATTATTTGCTTTGGTCATGCCACTTATCCAAAGTCTAGATGTTGCTCATCATGTAATATacggtgtgtatatatatatatatatatatatatatataatattattgtcttttaaagttttataactattattttttttcttttaaaaagagtttttattatattagatttggtttatattgcaattttattaggtaattgataaaaaaaaaattatttactctatttttggttttataaaatagggaagaaaaaaaacatgtttattttatttttacgtttgttttcaactttgcaACGCTAGGGTATTGGATAAGTCTTCCTCCtttatttcttccttttcttctagCCCTAAATGCTATTAGGTTAATATTAAGGGcttctgatttttttat comes from Ziziphus jujuba cultivar Dongzao chromosome 6, ASM3175591v1 and encodes:
- the LOC107433478 gene encoding protein SPIRAL1-like 1, producing MGRGVSSGGGQSSLGYLFGSGEAPKPATNNTAQDAPKPAVNNATPSEGQAANKGSASKPVAAAQSVDITKQVPAGIHSTSTNNYLRADGQNTGNFITDRPSTKVHAVPGGGSSLGYLFGDDGKGHGPPGK